The genomic region CCTTCTCGAATTGATCTATCGGAAGCGGCGGTCAGGGAAGCCATTCCGCGATAAAGCTTGTAGCGACGGCCTTTTCGGATAATACTTTGACCCGGACTTTCATCGGTTCCCGCAAACAATCTCCCGATCATAACCGAACTGGCCCCGGCGGCTAAAGCCTTTACAATATCTCCCGAATCCTTAATTCCCCCATCGGCAATGATGGGAACATTCCGTTCTCGAGCGACTTCAGCACACTCCCAAATAGCAGAGAGTTGGGGGACTCCTGCTCCGGCCACCTGCCGGGTATCACAGGCAGCTCCAGGCCCAACTCCTACTTTCACAGCATCGGCTCCTGCCTCAATAAGGTCTCGTGTCCCTTCCTTTGTAGCTACATTGCCTGCAATGATATCCACTTTATCTTGAACCGTTTTTTTGAGGGTTTGAACCGCTTCGATGCACAAATCGAGATGTCCATGGGCAATGTCGATAACCAAAACATCCACTCCGGCCTCGACCAGAGCCTGGGCCCTTTCTTTATAATCTCCCGTGGCCCCAACGGCTGCTCCCGCTAATAACCTTCCCTGTTTATCCTTCATAGCCGAGGGATACTGACTCGTTTTGAGAATATCCTTGGCTGTGATAAGCCCTTTCAAGAAACCCTCGGAATCTACCAGGGGCAGTTTTTCAACCTTGTGTTTTCGAAAGATCTCCTTGGCCTCTTGAAGGGTAATGTTAGGAGATGCGGTAATCAGCTTCTCCTTCGGGGTCATGAGTTCTGAAATGGGCTCCTCCAGATTTTCCTCAAATCGAATATCCCGGAAAGTCAGAATACCCACCAGTTTCCCTTGCTTATCCACAACCATAACACTGGTAATTCCATACTCTTTCATGACCGCTTTGGCTTCCTTCAAGGTATGGTGCTGCTCCAGGGCACAAGGATTGTTGACGATGAAACTCTCTGCCCTCTTGACCCGCCGAACCTGCTCAGCCTCCTCTTCAATACTCATAAAACGATGGATGATCCCCATGGCCCCCAACCGGGCCATGGTAATCGCCATGGTCGCTTCGGTTACCGTATCCATGTTCGCTGCTACAATGGGGATGTTTAATTTGATGTGACGAGAAAGATAGCTGGATACATTGACATCCTTTCGGGAAATGATGGAAGATCTCTTGGGTTCTATTAAAACATCATCAAAGGTATATCCCTTTTTTAGTTTTATTCTCGGATTCATACTAAAAACTCCTTTAAGTATTACCTACAAGGTAATTCCTTAACTTTACCTTGCCTACCCGGAAGGTTCATGGGAAGTTAAATCTTGCCGGTCGTTGAGAGATATGGGATCCAGCGACACTTTACGGTTATAGAGTATTTTTTTGAATCCCAGTATGAAATTCCCGAAAAAGGTGAAAATGCCAAAAGGAATTAAACTTAGGAGTAGGGCATACCACAATGGGCTGAGGATAAAGTCATGTACATAATATACCTTCGGGTGTAATGCTACAGACTGTATGTAGACTCTTCGCTTCATCTCATATTCTCTAGGCCACTTTTTATCAAAGAATAAGTAGTCATAAGCTTTCCTTAAAGGAATCTCGGGTTTTGGAACAAGATAAGAAGTTTTCAGATAACCCTTTAGAAGAGAAACCATCAGGAAAAGCATACAGAGCATTACAAACATTCGCCTGG from Candidatus Limnocylindrales bacterium harbors:
- the guaB gene encoding IMP dehydrogenase is translated as MNPRIKLKKGYTFDDVLIEPKRSSIISRKDVNVSSYLSRHIKLNIPIVAANMDTVTEATMAITMARLGAMGIIHRFMSIEEEAEQVRRVKRAESFIVNNPCALEQHHTLKEAKAVMKEYGITSVMVVDKQGKLVGILTFRDIRFEENLEEPISELMTPKEKLITASPNITLQEAKEIFRKHKVEKLPLVDSEGFLKGLITAKDILKTSQYPSAMKDKQGRLLAGAAVGATGDYKERAQALVEAGVDVLVIDIAHGHLDLCIEAVQTLKKTVQDKVDIIAGNVATKEGTRDLIEAGADAVKVGVGPGAACDTRQVAGAGVPQLSAIWECAEVARERNVPIIADGGIKDSGDIVKALAAGASSVMIGRLFAGTDESPGQSIIRKGRRYKLYRGMASLTAASDRSIREGSLRTENLISIVPEGVETEIPYQGSVVDILFQLEGGLRSGMSYCGAKTIPELQENITFILITDAGRRESLPHEI